The Euphorbia lathyris chromosome 4, ddEupLath1.1, whole genome shotgun sequence genomic interval ATATCTTAGCACGGTTGTTAAATACAGAGAACATATCGCTGGTCCAAAAAACGAGGAATTTCATATTTCATTTGTCATAAGCTTAATCTTAATTTTTGTGTAAATTCTTATGCATTGGATTGTTCCACTTCTTATCATTGGTGAActtttcttcccttttgttttgATTGCATGCAGATTGCTAGTTTTGTCAACCTGATTTCCTCGTTGAAATCATGCAAACAAACCTCTGATATCTCTCAAATTCATGGCTTTATGGTAAAAAAGGGCATCGACCATGATTCTTTTGCTAAAAGCAAGCTTCTTGCTTCTGCAATACAAGACATTAAATATGCAACCTCAATCTTCAACGATATCCAAAACCCGAATCTCTTCATGTTCAATACTATGCTTAGAGCATGTTCTGTTGGCAATGATCCAAAACAAGCTTTTGTTGTTTTCAATAAATTGAGAACCCATGGGATTTCACTGGACCAGTTCTCTTTCATTACAGTTCTTAAAGCTTGTGTTCGTGAATTGGCTGTCAAGAAAGGTCAGGAGATCCATGGGATGGTTGTCAAATCTGGGCATTTATTGTTTATCGATGTAAAGAACACGCTCTTGCATTTCTATAGTATTTGTTGCAGAATTGAAGATGTGTATAAATTGTTTGAAGAATTTCCTGAAGAGAATGATTTGGTTTCGTGGAATTCTTTGTTGGGTGCTAATTTACAAGCATCTAAACCTGCTGGGACTGCCCGATTGTTTATGCAAATGGTTAGATGTGGGTTAAGAGTGAGTGCTGCCACTATGTTGAATGTGTTATCTGCTTTTGCTGATTTGGGAGATTCATTTGGGGGGGAGTTAATTCATGGGTATTGCATCAAGTTTGGATTTTGTTCAAATATAAATGTATGCACTGCTTTGATAGAAATGTACTCGAAAACAGGACGTATTAATTCAGGACGAAGAATTTTTGATTTGGTTGTTAAAAAGGATATTATTATATGGAATTGTATGATAGACAAGTATGCAAAGCTGGGGCTGCTTGAACAAGCTATAGCTCTACTACAGGTCATGAAACTCCAAGGAATAAAACCAAATTCTGCTACATTAGCTGGTATGTTGTCAGCCTGTGCTACATCTGGATCAATAAAACTAGGCTGGTATCTTATTGACTATATAGAAAAAGAAGGAATGGAGTTGGATGCAGTTCTTGGAACTGCTTTAGTGGATATGTTTGCTAAGTGCGGATTTTTGGATAAGGCTATTGGAATTTTTGATAATATGAAGGACAAAGATGTAAAATCTTGGGCAGCTATGATTTTAGGTTATGGAGTTCATGGGAGAGCAAGAAATGCTGTCGATCTCTTATATAGGATGGAGGAGGAAGGATTTAGACCGAATGAAGTAACCTTTTTGGGAGTTTTAAGTGCTTGTAGTCATGGTGGGTTGGTTACCGAAGCAATGAAATGTTTTGAGAAGATGGTTCAGGTATATGGCTTTTCACCTAAGATAGAGCACTATGgatgcataattgatcttttaggTCGTGCAGGCTTGCTAGAGGAAGCATATGACTTGATAAAAAGAATGCCTATTATGAGTGATGCTACTGCTTGGCGTGCATTGCTTGCAGCTTGTAGAGTCTATGGAAATGTTGTACTAGGAGAACGTGCAACGAGGATGTTGGTAGAAATAGGCGATAAACACCCTACTGACTCAATTCTTCTTTCCAATATTTATACCTCTGTTGGAAGGTTGCCAGATTTTAGCAGATGGTGGGAGACAGGAGAAGAGAGATTTAATATACACACTGTTAGTACTAGTAGTAGAGAAAGAATTGTTAAGGAAGCTGGATGCAGCACAATTGAAATCGACAATCACTTGATGAAGCATCAATTAAAATGGTAAGTACTTCATGAAGCGTTGTTGCCGAAAATAGGTACACAACCAAGGAATTTGATTAAAgcataatattatttttttatttaaaaaatgagTGAATAGAAGCAAATATCCTTGTCTTTTCTTCTCATATCTTACTGACCTATATTCTTGCTCTTTTCCTGTATTCAGTGAAGGGGGAGAAGGAAACACTGTTCCATTCCCTATTTAATATATCTACCATCTTCATTTCCTTTCTATTGTTCTTTCTAAGTTATTTCTGTTAAGTGTTATTTGTTTTTCTCTATCATTTTGGTCCAACCTGAATGATGATTTTACGAAATATGTGAGGCAATCGGTTCTTCTGGAGGGCTGAGTCCGAAGTGCGTTAGCACAGATGGGAATGATCTAAGTACAAGCAGCAAGGTGTCATCAGCTTCAATGCCACAGGCTCCTCGGAGTGAAGGTGAGATCTTGCAATCTTCCAATCTGAAGAGCTTCAGTTTTGCTGATTTGAAGATGTCCACCAGGAATTTTTCCCTGATAGTGTGTTAGGGAAGGTTAGTGAATTCATTTTATATACTTCCATACATTTATGCTGATGATCTGATATCAACTGTTTGCTTCCTGTTAAAATTTCATGTGGATTGACCCTGTTTATCATTTTACTCTTTGTCTGTTTATCTGTAAATTAAGCCTAGATTACTATTTGGCGTCAGAGATTCACTTCGtctgtttttttctttctgGGTCTTTATCCCTTTCATTCATAGGCAGAATTCATGCTGATTATCTATCAAAAACCAAATAAAAGATATAGTTTCTTTGAAGTTGGTGTATTTGAAATCTTTCTTGTGACTTGTGAACATATAATATCTTGTTTATATGTTCTTCAGGTTCATCCTTATGTTGCCACTGGGAATAAGAACTCGAAATTTGGAATTAGAAATGAGAAGCTGCAATGGTTTCTGGATGATGTAAAGCCACACCTTAATGAGCTTAAGCTTGTTGGGGCACATTGCCATCTTGGCTCAACCATTACCAAGTTACCTTTTCAGCACTTCTTATTTTACTTTCCTGCAGTTAATGGAAGTTCGAATTTATGCATCATAGGTTAGAATATGGATTTAATTGGTTGGGCGCTTTTATCTATAGACAATAGATATCAATTTTACGTGTACGAGTTATGCAATGTTGAAAATGATTCTAAATTtccaatacaattaattatatatgctTTAAGAATCTGATTACGTAATAATGCTTAATAGAACTATGTACTTGGAATCATTGTGATGATTTATGTTAATTGATGTGTTAAAGCATTAAAAAATGGAACTAAAAATTGATTCCAAGTTAGGTTCAAGAATTGGTGCTCTCGCCAAATCTCAATCTCATCATTGAACCAGGGAGATCACTAATTGCAAACACGTCCTGCCTGGTCAACAGGGTGACTGGTGTCAAAACAAATGGAACTAAAAATTTCATTGTTATCGATGGTAGCATGGCTTAACTTATTCGTCTAGTCTGTACGATGCATATCTAGTAAGTGTCTGGGCATAAGGAGCTTCCAGTGTAATGATTATGTTTAATAGCACGGAAAAGCTCATATTTCTTAGCTTCCAGTATAATGCATATCAGGATGCTTGAGTCCTCAACCAGCCAGCCCCTTCTATGCTTCTTGTATTTGTATATTACATAGTTATTCTTACGTAAATTTTATTTGACTGTGTCAAAGTTGACCGTTCCTTTATTTTTGCAGCACATAGAAGAACTTGTTTCTCCAGAATCATCTAATGCTGCAGTTTCAACTTTTGGTGTGGTCGGTCCTGTCTTTGAATCTGCTGGTTTCTTAGGAAAGGGTAGGGAACTTCCAACTCCCTCCAGGGTACCGATTTTGCAGCCTCCTTATGGAGAGTTGCACTAAATGTCCTCTTTCATCTTCTACTTTATAGGGAGCCGGttctgtcacgtccgtgtctaaatttctagaattgatatatttatattagtatatattataattattgggtgtgtgatattaatttggtgttataggaaaagtttggggttaattcgatggtttgaggtgtaaattaaaagtttaaagtaatttttaaaagattatagaaagatggaggatcaaacatgATATTGGTCAAATTTTTCTCAAATGTTCCAGAGGATGTTGATATACTCGATGATCAT includes:
- the LOC136226332 gene encoding pentatricopeptide repeat-containing protein At1g26900, mitochondrial, translating into MEIERSSSHVCRCGGVAIVRPSWTGANPGRRFFGCKYYGIASFVNLISSLKSCKQTSDISQIHGFMVKKGIDHDSFAKSKLLASAIQDIKYATSIFNDIQNPNLFMFNTMLRACSVGNDPKQAFVVFNKLRTHGISLDQFSFITVLKACVRELAVKKGQEIHGMVVKSGHLLFIDVKNTLLHFYSICCRIEDVYKLFEEFPEENDLVSWNSLLGANLQASKPAGTARLFMQMVRCGLRVSAATMLNVLSAFADLGDSFGGELIHGYCIKFGFCSNINVCTALIEMYSKTGRINSGRRIFDLVVKKDIIIWNCMIDKYAKLGLLEQAIALLQVMKLQGIKPNSATLAGMLSACATSGSIKLGWYLIDYIEKEGMELDAVLGTALVDMFAKCGFLDKAIGIFDNMKDKDVKSWAAMILGYGVHGRARNAVDLLYRMEEEGFRPNEVTFLGVLSACSHGGLVTEAMKCFEKMVQVYGFSPKIEHYGCIIDLLGRAGLLEEAYDLIKRMPIMSDATAWRALLAACRVYGNVVLGERATRMLVEIGDKHPTDSILLSNIYTSVGRLPDFSRWWETGEERFNIHTVSTSSRERIVKEAGCSTIEIDNHLMKHQLKWQSVLLEG